Proteins found in one Paralichthys olivaceus isolate ysfri-2021 chromosome 19, ASM2471397v2, whole genome shotgun sequence genomic segment:
- the LOC138405640 gene encoding flagellar attachment zone protein 1-like isoform X2, whose amino-acid sequence MNKNCSRNKSKAQLTAENTALYSENTALKEQAAENAAMAAEHTALQKKAAKFEERAAVYSILRRKVDDNNAALTEENTALRKEAAQNTALAAEFTALAEEITALAEEITALAAENTALKEQAAENAALPAEITALVAENTALATENSALAVENTALKEQAAESAALAAENTALVAENTALDKENTALAAENTALKEQAAKFEERAAVYSIVNDNNAALTEENTALRKEAAQNTSLASEITALPEENTALKKQAAENARLKEQAAKNAALPAEITTLVAENTALASEISALTEENTALKEQAAENLTKEATQKAAPLQQEKLHRESRLQKMLLWLQKKLHRDSRLQKMLLWLQKKLQ is encoded by the exons ATGAATAAGAATTGCTCTAGaaacaaa tcaAAGGCTCAGctgactgcagaaaacactgctctgtattcagaaaacactgcactgaaagagcaggctgcagaaaatgctgctaTGGCTGCAGAACACACTGCTCTGCAAAAGAAGGCTGCAAAGTTTgaagagagagctgcagtgtaCAGTATTCTGAGAAGGAAGGTGGATGATAATAATGCAGCTctgactgaagaaaacacagctctgaggaaggaggcagcacaaaacactgctctggctgcagaattCACTGCTCTGGCTGAAGaaatcactgctctggctgaagaaatcactgctctggctgcagaaaacactgcactgaaagagcag gctgcagaaaatgcagcTCTTCCTgcagaaatcactgctctggttgcagaaaacactgctttgGCTACAGAAAACTCTGCTCTGGCTGTAGAAAAtactgcactgaaagagcaggctgcagaaagtgCTGCtttagctgcagaaaacactgctctggttgcagaaaacactgctctggataaagaaaacactgctctggctgcagaaaacactgcactgaaagagcaggctgcaaAGTTTgaagagagagctgcagtgtaCAGTATTGTGAATGATAATAATGCAGCTctgactgaagaaaacacagctctgaggaaggaggcagcacaaaacacttctctggcttcagaaatcactgctctgccagaagaaaacactgcactgaaaaagcaggctgcagaaaatgctagactgaaagagcaggctgcaaAAAATGCAGCTCTACCTGCAGAAATCACTActctggttgcagaaaacactgctttgGCTTCAGAAATCAGTGCTCTGACtgaagaaaacactgcactgaaagagcaggctgcagaaaatctgACGAAGGAGGCAACACAAAAGGCTGCACCGTTACAGCAGGAAAAACTACATAGAgaaagcaggctgcagaaaatgctgctctggctgcagaaaaaactGCATAGAGatagcaggctgcagaaaatgctgctatggctgcagaaaaaactgcagtaa
- the LOC138405640 gene encoding flagellar attachment zone protein 1-like isoform X1, which translates to MNKNCSRNKSKAQLTAENTALYSENTALKEQAAENAAMAAEHTALQKKAAKFEERAAVYSILRRKVDDNNAALTEENTALRKEAAQNTALAAEFTALAEEITALAEEITALAAENTALKEQAAENATLKEQAAENAALPAEITALVAENTALATENSALAVENTALKEQAAESAALAAENTALVAENTALDKENTALAAENTALKEQAAKFEERAAVYSIVNDNNAALTEENTALRKEAAQNTSLASEITALPEENTALKKQAAENARLKEQAAKNAALPAEITTLVAENTALASEISALTEENTALKEQAAENLTKEATQKAAPLQQEKLHRESRLQKMLLWLQKKLHRDSRLQKMLLWLQKKLQ; encoded by the exons ATGAATAAGAATTGCTCTAGaaacaaa tcaAAGGCTCAGctgactgcagaaaacactgctctgtattcagaaaacactgcactgaaagagcaggctgcagaaaatgctgctaTGGCTGCAGAACACACTGCTCTGCAAAAGAAGGCTGCAAAGTTTgaagagagagctgcagtgtaCAGTATTCTGAGAAGGAAGGTGGATGATAATAATGCAGCTctgactgaagaaaacacagctctgaggaaggaggcagcacaaaacactgctctggctgcagaattCACTGCTCTGGCTGAAGaaatcactgctctggctgaagaaatcactgctctggctgcagaaaacactgcactgaaagagcaggctgcagaaaatgctacactgaaagagcaggctgcagaaaatgcagcTCTTCCTgcagaaatcactgctctggttgcagaaaacactgctttgGCTACAGAAAACTCTGCTCTGGCTGTAGAAAAtactgcactgaaagagcaggctgcagaaagtgCTGCtttagctgcagaaaacactgctctggttgcagaaaacactgctctggataaagaaaacactgctctggctgcagaaaacactgcactgaaagagcaggctgcaaAGTTTgaagagagagctgcagtgtaCAGTATTGTGAATGATAATAATGCAGCTctgactgaagaaaacacagctctgaggaaggaggcagcacaaaacacttctctggcttcagaaatcactgctctgccagaagaaaacactgcactgaaaaagcaggctgcagaaaatgctagactgaaagagcaggctgcaaAAAATGCAGCTCTACCTGCAGAAATCACTActctggttgcagaaaacactgctttgGCTTCAGAAATCAGTGCTCTGACtgaagaaaacactgcactgaaagagcaggctgcagaaaatctgACGAAGGAGGCAACACAAAAGGCTGCACCGTTACAGCAGGAAAAACTACATAGAgaaagcaggctgcagaaaatgctgctctggctgcagaaaaaactGCATAGAGatagcaggctgcagaaaatgctgctatggctgcagaaaaaactgcagtaa
- the LOC138405641 gene encoding flagellar attachment zone protein 1-like — translation MNKNCSRNKSKAQLTAENTALYSENTALKEQAAENAVMAAEHTALQKKAAKFEERAAVYSILRRKVDDNNAALTEENTALRKEAAQNTALAAEFTALAEEITALAEEITALAAENTALKEQAAENATLKEQAAEITALVAENTALATENSALAVENTALKEQAAESAALAAENTALVAENTALDKENTALAAENTALKEQAAKFEERAAVYSIVNDNNAALTEENTALRKEAAQNTSLASEITALAEENTALKKQAAENARLKEQAAKNAALPAEITTLVAENTALASEISALAEENTALKEQAAENLTKEATQKAAPLQQEKLHRESRLQKMLLWLQKKLHRDSRLQKMLLWLQKKLQ, via the exons ATGAATAAGAATTGCTCTAGaaacaaa tcaAAGGCTCAGctgactgcagaaaacactgctctgtattcagaaaacactgcactgaaagagcaggctgcagaaaatgctgttaTGGCTGCAGAACACACTGCTCTGCAAAAGAAGGCTGCAAAGTTTgaagagagagctgcagtgtaCAGTATTCTGAGAAGGAAGGTGGATGATAATAATGCAGCTctgactgaagaaaacacagctctgaggaaggaggcagcacaaaacactgctctggctgcagaattCACTGCTCTGGCTGAAGaaatcactgctctggctgaagaaatcactgctctggctgcagaaaacactgcactgaaagagcaggctgcagaaaatgctacactgaaagagcaggctgcagaaatcactgctctggttgcagaaaacactgctttgGCTACAGAAAACTCTGCTCTGGCTGTAGAAAAtactgcactgaaagagcaggctgcagaaagtgCTGCtttagctgcagaaaacactgctctggttgcagaaaacactgctctggataaagaaaacactgctctggctgcagaaaacactgcactgaaagagcaggctgcaaAGTTTgaagagagagctgcagtgtaCAGTATTGTGAATGATAATAATGCAGCTctgactgaagaaaacacagctctgaggaaggaggcagcacaaaacacttctctggcttcagaaatcactgctctggcagaagaaaacactgcactgaaaaagcaggctgcagaaaatgctagactgaaagagcaggctgcaaAAAATGCAGCTCTACCTGCAGAAATCACTActctggttgcagaaaacactgctttgGCTTCAGAAATCAGTGCTCTGGcagaagaaaacactgcactgaaagagcaggctgcagaaaatctgACGAAGGAGGCAACACAAAAGGCTGCACCGTTACAGCAGGAAAAACTACATAGAgaaagcaggctgcagaaaatgctgctctggctgcagaaaaaactGCATAGAGatagcaggctgcagaaaatgctgctatggctgcagaaaaaactgcagtaa
- the LOC138405656 gene encoding flagellar attachment zone protein 1-like produces MNKNCSRNKSKAQLTAENTALYSENTALKEQAAENAVMAAEHTALQKKAAKFEERAAVYSILRRKVDDNNAALTEENTALRKEAAQNTALAAEITALAEEITALAEEITALAAENTALKEQAAENAILKEQAAENAALPAEITALVAENTALATENSALAVENTALKEQAAESAALAAENTALVAENTALDKENTALAAENTALKEQAAKFEERAAVYSIVNDNNAALTEENTALRKEAAQNTSLASEITALAEENTALKKQAAENARLKEQAAKNAALPAEITTLVAENTALASEISALAEENTALKEQAAENLTKEATQKAAPLQQEKLHRESRLQKMLLWLQKKLHRDSRLQKMLLWLQKKLQ; encoded by the exons ATGAATAAGAATTGCTCTAGaaacaaa tcaAAGGCTCAGctgactgcagaaaacactgctctgtattcagaaaacactgcactgaaagagcaggctgcagaaaatgctgttaTGGCTGCAGAACACACTGCTCTGCAAAAGAAGGCTGCAAAGTTTgaagagagagctgcagtgtaCAGTATTCTGAGAAGGAAGGTGGATGATAATAATGCAGCTctgactgaagaaaacacagctctgaggaaggaggcagcacaaaacactgctctggctgcagaaatcactgctctggctgaagaaatcactgctctggctgaagaaatcactgctctggctgcagaaaacactgcactgaaagagcaggctgcagaaaatgctatactgaaagagcaggctgcagaaaatgcagcTCTTCCTgcagaaatcactgctctggttgcagaaaacactgctttgGCTACAGAAAACTCTGCTCTGGCTGTAGAAAAtactgcactgaaagagcaggctgcagaaagtgCTGCtttagctgcagaaaacactgctctggttgcagaaaacactgctctggataaagaaaacactgctctggctgcagaaaacactgcactgaaagagcaggctgcaaAGTTTgaagagagagctgcagtgtaCAGTATTGTGAATGATAATAATGCAGCTctgactgaagaaaacacagctctgaggaaggaggcagcacaaaacacttctctggcttcagaaatcactgctctggcagaagaaaacactgcactgaaaaagcaggctgcagaaaatgctagactgaaagagcaggctgcaaAAAATGCAGCTCTACCTGCAGAAATCACTActctggttgcagaaaacactgctttgGCTTCAGAAATCAGTGCTCTGGcagaagaaaacactgcactgaaagagcaggctgcagaaaatctgACGAAGGAGGCAACACAAAAGGCTGCACCGTTACAGCAGGAAAAACTACATAGAgaaagcaggctgcagaaaatgctgctctggctgcagaaaaaactGCATAGAGatagcaggctgcagaaaatgctgctatggctgcagaaaaaactgcagtaa